A genomic window from Pirellulaceae bacterium includes:
- a CDS encoding PSD1 and planctomycete cytochrome C domain-containing protein: MMTLSRIQRSNTACFPKTIFLLLTVVIIPINGWADTIDFNRDIRPILSDRCFHCHGPSEDDREANLRLDQPEGEEGALRSVDDSTVIAPGDPNASQLWHRITSTDPDERMPPADSNKKPLSAEQQELFKQWILEGAKFDNFWSFVSIKPVSLPDVDDAWASGMIDSHVLAELEREGIRPKPRADQRTLIRRVTFDLTGLPPTPAEIDQFLADKSPDAYADLVERLLNRKSYGEHMARYWADLVRLADTNGMHKDFFRNFSTYRSWLIRAFNDNLSFDDFIRYQLAGDLYETPSEDQLIASGFNRLHMIIDKGTALPEESHHKNVLDRVEAFGTAFLGLTIQCSQCHDHKYDPISQKEFYQLYAFFNNFDGAPETDRAPKGGIQTPAIELASSPDEPRPDGTLAMVMKERSTPKPTHILVGGAYDVPGERVERKTPAALPSMKPKDGIYTRMDLAEWLIDPAHPLTARVAVNRFWQQFFGTGLVKTSEDFGAQGEWPSHPELLDQLAFRFSDSNWDVKELVRSIVLSNTYQQSSDASPEEYRNDPDNRRLSRGSRYRMDAEMIRDQILLLSGKLNTTMYGPSVKPPQPPGLWKAVSMAAPLTYVADKGDAIYRRSIYTYWRRAMPPPQMTILNAPSREFCTPRRERTNTPLQALLMMNETEFFSAAKACAQVSIEPGKGDDDQRLTSLYEKITSHLPDPDRLVLLQATLNDFRNVYANNPQLTQSLTTEFVDLDDKQRIELAAWTMITHSLMNLELAKVKR; this comes from the coding sequence ATGATGACGCTTTCGCGGATTCAACGCAGCAACACGGCCTGTTTTCCCAAAACAATTTTTTTACTTCTTACCGTGGTAATCATTCCCATTAACGGCTGGGCAGACACCATTGACTTCAACCGCGACATTCGTCCAATCCTGTCGGACCGCTGTTTTCATTGCCATGGGCCTTCCGAAGACGATCGTGAGGCTAACTTACGGCTCGACCAACCCGAAGGCGAAGAGGGCGCTTTGCGCAGCGTTGACGATTCTACCGTGATCGCCCCCGGAGATCCCAACGCTAGCCAGTTATGGCATCGAATCACTTCGACGGATCCCGACGAGCGGATGCCACCAGCCGATTCCAACAAGAAGCCATTGAGTGCGGAGCAACAAGAACTCTTCAAACAATGGATCCTCGAAGGAGCCAAGTTCGATAACTTTTGGTCTTTCGTATCCATCAAACCTGTTTCTCTACCCGACGTCGACGACGCATGGGCAAGCGGCATGATCGATTCCCATGTACTCGCCGAACTCGAGCGTGAAGGCATTCGCCCGAAACCGCGAGCGGATCAACGAACTCTAATACGACGGGTCACTTTTGATCTGACAGGTCTTCCACCGACCCCCGCCGAGATCGATCAATTTTTGGCTGACAAATCCCCCGATGCCTATGCGGATCTAGTTGAACGATTGCTCAACCGAAAATCCTATGGCGAACATATGGCTCGTTATTGGGCTGACCTGGTCCGGCTAGCGGACACGAATGGGATGCACAAAGACTTCTTCCGCAATTTCTCCACTTACCGATCCTGGCTAATCCGCGCCTTCAACGACAATCTTTCGTTTGATGACTTCATTCGGTACCAGTTAGCGGGCGATCTATACGAGACTCCAAGTGAAGACCAGCTCATTGCATCTGGATTCAATCGACTCCACATGATCATCGACAAGGGAACAGCTCTCCCAGAAGAAAGTCATCACAAAAACGTCCTGGACCGTGTTGAGGCATTTGGAACTGCATTCCTTGGTTTGACGATTCAATGCAGTCAATGCCACGATCATAAATATGATCCGATCAGTCAAAAAGAGTTTTACCAACTCTACGCATTCTTTAATAACTTTGATGGCGCGCCCGAAACAGATCGGGCGCCGAAAGGCGGTATTCAGACACCCGCGATCGAACTTGCATCGTCGCCCGACGAGCCTCGTCCAGATGGGACCCTCGCCATGGTGATGAAAGAAAGATCAACTCCCAAACCCACCCACATTTTGGTCGGGGGAGCCTACGATGTGCCCGGCGAGCGAGTCGAACGCAAGACTCCGGCTGCCTTGCCATCCATGAAACCCAAAGACGGCATCTACACTCGGATGGACTTAGCCGAATGGCTTATCGACCCTGCACACCCACTGACAGCCCGCGTCGCCGTGAATCGCTTCTGGCAGCAATTTTTTGGCACCGGCTTGGTAAAAACATCGGAAGATTTTGGAGCACAGGGAGAGTGGCCAAGCCATCCGGAGCTCCTGGATCAACTTGCTTTCCGTTTCAGCGATTCAAACTGGGACGTGAAAGAGCTGGTTCGTTCCATCGTGCTTTCCAACACCTACCAGCAAAGCTCTGATGCGAGTCCCGAGGAGTACAGGAACGACCCGGACAATCGACGACTCTCTCGAGGTTCCCGTTATCGCATGGATGCCGAAATGATCCGCGATCAGATCCTGCTATTGAGTGGTAAGTTAAACACCACGATGTATGGACCGAGCGTCAAGCCACCTCAACCACCAGGACTTTGGAAGGCGGTTAGCATGGCGGCTCCGCTTACCTATGTTGCCGACAAAGGAGATGCGATCTATCGGCGTAGCATCTACACCTATTGGAGACGAGCCATGCCGCCGCCTCAGATGACCATACTCAACGCCCCTTCCAGGGAATTCTGTACACCGCGCCGAGAGCGAACCAACACACCGCTGCAAGCTCTGCTGATGATGAACGAGACCGAATTTTTCAGTGCCGCCAAAGCTTGCGCCCAGGTGAGCATCGAACCGGGGAAGGGCGATGACGATCAACGGCTTACGTCACTTTACGAAAAGATCACCTCGCATCTTCCGGATCCTGATCGGCTCGTCCTTCTGCAGGCGACGTTAAATGACTTCCGCAACGTCTACGCAAACAATCCCCAGCTTACACAATCGTTGACCACCGAATTCGTAGATCTCGATGACAAACAACGCATCGAGCTCGCTGCCTGGACAATGATCACCCATAGCTTGATGAATCTTGAACTCGCAAAGGTCAAACGTTGA
- a CDS encoding HEAT repeat domain-containing protein, which yields MTKKTIRTVLLAACMAGLSLSAVMGQTPSDVSLLINRLSSTDMDERRDAARTLSKMGTPSQAAVGVLAKALSDDDGQVRSHALAALSRLGPLAEPAVPELIKALDHQDAQVRYRAAIALRQVGPAAVPALMQSLQNGSVIGQTGAARALAGIGPAGLTAVNSLINALANSEADFRDEAGRALATFGTESIERLMTALPDADASGRAGILLVFERVGPDANSAVPDILAAVEDEDPLVRLRAARALAYVAPGHEKLIPILGTLLADEHDEVSHTAGELFLLVGAQEAVVRQLAGVVETGDLRTVIRAADLLRRMGMKADFAVVPLTNAIVRFAELDLDALLPQALGAMGQSAVSGVLSQLSQQECSETVCRQFVVALTIVGREASSALTGALEAQSSQVRSVAALALGNLGESAQPALPQLMELLRDENEVVRARAAEALGGLSGVARPAIHLLANTLNDRNPTVRAASLLALGATAEKPTTYVAEFERAYQDADASVRRAAIRVIGQHKELAEMSIATLAVGLTDSDQRIRADAAVALALAGGVAKQAVPSLIVCLQDPDVTVRAQAARALGAVNHVEPLTLEALAKCLDDGSAQVRNESILALREMGAAAAAITGRLVEALEHEDSDFRILVIESFRSIVQELDPLLKPLLLATEDEDREVKQAAAYELGEIGEEAQAAVPRLFVMIEDDNDRYAASNAVAKISPRDVTLLIEKMQNESPFVRLAACKALRHLGTDAGQALSFLQEQLADVKLREQANKGQDYGIRRCIEETVMGLSATDST from the coding sequence TTGACAAAGAAAACGATCCGCACAGTCCTTTTGGCCGCATGCATGGCTGGGCTCAGCTTGTCCGCCGTGATGGGGCAAACTCCGTCCGACGTGTCTTTGTTAATCAATCGACTGTCGTCTACGGACATGGACGAAAGGCGCGACGCAGCGCGCACCCTGTCGAAAATGGGTACACCGTCGCAAGCAGCCGTGGGTGTTCTCGCGAAAGCCTTAAGCGATGATGACGGTCAAGTCCGTTCGCATGCCCTGGCTGCGTTAAGTCGTCTGGGTCCGCTGGCTGAACCCGCGGTTCCCGAACTGATCAAGGCTTTGGATCACCAGGACGCCCAGGTTCGATACCGAGCAGCGATTGCCCTTCGCCAGGTTGGACCTGCCGCAGTTCCCGCACTGATGCAATCACTTCAAAACGGTTCAGTGATCGGACAAACGGGCGCTGCACGGGCGTTGGCAGGAATCGGTCCTGCTGGCCTTACTGCGGTGAATTCTTTGATAAATGCATTGGCAAATTCTGAAGCAGACTTTCGGGACGAAGCGGGTCGGGCTCTTGCCACGTTTGGTACCGAAAGCATCGAAAGATTAATGACCGCCCTGCCCGACGCAGATGCCAGCGGCCGAGCGGGAATATTGCTCGTGTTCGAGCGGGTCGGCCCTGACGCGAATTCAGCCGTGCCCGATATTCTCGCAGCGGTTGAAGATGAGGATCCGTTAGTTCGTTTACGAGCCGCCCGAGCGCTGGCCTATGTTGCACCTGGCCATGAGAAACTCATTCCGATTCTGGGGACGCTCCTCGCTGACGAACATGATGAAGTGAGTCATACGGCGGGCGAGCTGTTTTTACTTGTGGGAGCGCAAGAGGCGGTGGTTAGGCAGCTGGCCGGCGTTGTCGAGACGGGGGATCTGCGGACGGTTATCCGAGCGGCCGACCTTTTGCGACGTATGGGAATGAAAGCCGATTTTGCGGTTGTGCCCCTAACAAATGCCATTGTTCGTTTCGCAGAATTAGATTTGGATGCTCTGCTTCCGCAGGCCCTTGGCGCAATGGGGCAGTCAGCCGTGAGCGGTGTTCTGTCCCAGCTTTCACAGCAAGAATGTTCCGAAACTGTCTGTCGGCAGTTTGTGGTTGCGTTAACCATCGTTGGCCGAGAAGCATCGAGTGCTCTAACCGGCGCCTTGGAGGCGCAGTCGTCGCAAGTTCGTTCGGTGGCCGCGTTGGCGCTTGGGAATCTTGGCGAATCTGCTCAACCTGCCTTGCCTCAGTTAATGGAGTTGTTGAGAGACGAAAACGAAGTCGTTCGAGCTCGGGCTGCGGAAGCCCTGGGAGGACTCAGCGGAGTTGCCAGACCAGCGATCCACCTGCTGGCCAACACACTCAACGACCGTAATCCAACAGTCCGAGCGGCAAGTTTGCTGGCCTTGGGGGCCACTGCTGAGAAACCGACGACCTATGTAGCCGAGTTTGAACGAGCCTATCAAGACGCTGACGCGAGCGTTCGACGAGCAGCGATACGTGTCATTGGGCAACATAAGGAATTGGCTGAGATGTCGATTGCCACGTTAGCTGTTGGACTGACTGATTCGGACCAGCGAATACGCGCCGACGCGGCGGTCGCCCTGGCGCTGGCTGGTGGTGTAGCCAAACAGGCGGTTCCGTCGTTGATCGTTTGTCTTCAAGATCCTGACGTCACCGTTCGCGCTCAGGCCGCACGCGCACTGGGGGCCGTCAACCATGTCGAACCTCTCACTTTAGAGGCGCTTGCGAAATGTTTGGATGACGGATCGGCCCAGGTGCGAAATGAAAGCATTTTGGCTTTGCGGGAAATGGGAGCGGCCGCCGCAGCAATCACCGGTCGGTTGGTAGAAGCATTGGAACACGAGGATAGCGATTTTCGCATTCTGGTCATCGAGTCGTTTCGGTCCATCGTCCAAGAACTTGATCCGTTGCTGAAGCCGTTGCTCTTGGCGACCGAGGATGAGGATCGCGAAGTAAAACAGGCCGCAGCCTACGAGTTGGGAGAGATTGGTGAGGAGGCACAAGCTGCCGTGCCGCGGTTGTTTGTGATGATCGAGGACGATAATGATCGCTATGCGGCCAGTAATGCGGTTGCGAAAATTAGCCCGCGCGATGTGACGCTGCTCATTGAAAAAATGCAGAATGAAAGCCCCTTTGTGCGATTGGCTGCCTGTAAGGCTTTACGTCATCTCGGCACCGATGCGGGGCAGGCTTTGTCGTTTCTGCAGGAACAGCTTGCCGATGTGAAGTTGCGAGAGCAGGCAAATAAGGGACAGGACTATGGAATTCGTCGGTGTATTGAGGAAACGGTAATGGGATTGTCTGCGACCGACTCGACTTGA